A part of Hippea maritima DSM 10411 genomic DNA contains:
- the minD gene encoding septum site-determining protein MinD: MSGKVLTITSGKGGVGKSTTTANLSLGLALAGKKVVTIDLDIGLRNLDMILGLENRIVYDVVNVVEKVCKIKQALIKDKRTDNLYLIAAAQTRDKSAVKPEQVIELANELKKEFDYIILDSPAGIEGGFRNAMLPADEVIIVTTPEISAVRDADRVIGILEANNKKEMSLIINRINPILVKKGDMMSKDDVLQVLSIPLIGVVPEDENIVSYTNVGEPSILHPDSPSGKAYKNITQRILGKDVPFMEIVEKKKGILETIISFFKE; this comes from the coding sequence ATGTCTGGTAAGGTTTTAACGATAACATCCGGTAAAGGTGGCGTTGGTAAGTCAACCACAACGGCCAATCTGTCTTTGGGGTTGGCTTTGGCTGGAAAGAAGGTTGTGACAATTGATTTGGATATTGGCCTTAGAAATCTGGATATGATTTTAGGTTTAGAAAACCGTATTGTTTATGATGTTGTTAATGTGGTGGAGAAGGTTTGCAAGATAAAGCAAGCCCTGATAAAGGACAAAAGAACCGATAATCTATATTTGATAGCCGCAGCCCAAACGAGGGATAAATCAGCTGTTAAGCCGGAGCAGGTTATAGAGTTGGCAAATGAGCTTAAGAAAGAGTTTGATTACATTATTTTGGACTCCCCTGCAGGCATAGAAGGTGGATTTAGAAACGCAATGCTGCCCGCTGATGAGGTTATAATCGTTACTACACCGGAAATATCCGCTGTTAGAGATGCAGATAGAGTTATAGGTATCTTGGAGGCTAACAACAAGAAAGAGATGAGTTTGATAATAAACCGTATAAATCCTATTCTTGTGAAAAAAGGCGATATGATGAGCAAGGATGATGTCTTGCAGGTTTTGAGTATACCTTTGATTGGTGTTGTGCCGGAAGATGAAAATATTGTTAGCTATACCAATGTTGGGGAGCCTTCTATTTTGCATCCCGATTCCCCTTCTGGTAAGGCATATAAAAACATAACCCAAAGGATTTTGGGCAAGGATGTGCCGTTTATGGAGATAGTGGAAAAGAAAAAGGGAATATTAGAGACAATAATAAGCTTTTTTAAGGAATAG
- a CDS encoding septum site-determining protein MinC, whose amino-acid sequence MGKVAIKGKNFLGFEIEIHQTDKKKAFNELESLLAVSSQYMKNAIITLKLNSSNKSLAGDFIDFLKEKGILLSAIVVEDKENLNVDLPVIELKHIHLVNEANEREVSTFRGNLRSGQSIKANGDLVVVGNVNSNSYIYATGNIFVLGKLYGVPHAGYGGNDDAVIFAFDLNPPQIRIGNYITRSPEENVLLKKRDNIVSEVAYVDEDGIVIMSYSEWLNTK is encoded by the coding sequence ATGGGTAAGGTTGCGATTAAGGGAAAAAATTTCCTAGGATTTGAGATAGAGATACACCAGACAGATAAAAAAAAGGCGTTTAATGAGCTTGAGAGTCTTTTGGCTGTATCAAGTCAATATATGAAAAATGCTATAATTACCTTAAAACTCAACTCTTCCAATAAATCTTTAGCTGGCGATTTTATTGATTTTTTAAAAGAAAAAGGGATTTTGTTAAGTGCTATAGTAGTTGAAGATAAAGAAAACCTCAATGTGGATTTGCCCGTAATCGAACTTAAGCACATCCATCTTGTGAATGAGGCCAACGAAAGAGAGGTTTCAACATTCAGAGGCAATCTAAGAAGTGGTCAATCTATAAAGGCTAATGGTGATTTGGTTGTCGTGGGTAATGTTAATTCGAACTCATACATCTATGCCACTGGCAATATATTTGTGTTGGGCAAGTTGTATGGCGTGCCTCATGCTGGTTATGGTGGCAACGATGATGCCGTTATTTTTGCTTTTGATTTGAATCCACCACAGATAAGGATAGGCAACTATATAACCCGATCGCCTGAGGAGAATGTGCTATTGAAGAAGAGGGATAATATTGTTTCTGAAGTTGCCTATGTAGATGAAGACGGCATAGTGATAATGTCTTATAGTGAGTGGCTAAATACAAAATAG
- the minE gene encoding cell division topological specificity factor MinE: protein MLLDFFRKNKKKSAQKAKERLQIILAHERVSNRAPFLDDLRNDLIKVISKYVDIDPNDVEVSLQRDNSMEVLEINIPIK, encoded by the coding sequence ATGTTGTTGGATTTTTTTAGAAAAAATAAGAAAAAATCGGCTCAAAAGGCCAAAGAGAGACTGCAAATTATACTGGCACATGAGAGGGTTTCTAACAGAGCACCTTTTTTGGATGATTTAAGAAATGATTTGATAAAGGTTATAAGTAAATATGTAGATATAGACCCCAATGATGTTGAGGTATCTCTTCAGAGGGATAATTCCATGGAAGTTCTTGAGATAAACATACCTATTAAGTAG